The proteins below are encoded in one region of Halalkalicoccus jeotgali B3:
- a CDS encoding sulfatase: protein MGRQQPRNVLMVVLDTVRKDHLTPYGYDRPTTPELETLAEEAAVFESAVAPAPWTLPVHASMFTGLYPSQHGADQESPYLEDVPTLASALSAAGYDTACYSSNAWITPYTELTRGFDAQDSFFEVLPQDLFSGPLARAWRLVNDNDRLNEVATRLVRLGAQAHEKLASGEGADSKTPAVIDRTRSFIEESESEAGWFAFVNLMDAHLPYYPPEDQREQFAPGVDPADVCQNSKEYNSGARDIDDEEWEAIRGLYDAEIAHMDAQLGRLFAWLRETDQWDDTTVIVCADHGELHGEHDLYGHEFALYEELINVPLLVKHPEIDAGRNEELVELLDLYHTTLDSLSVDAGGVPGATAFDPTRSLLSNEYRAFDGVDSPDIGQRAVLDGDGEEGERGDYAFVEYAQPVIELHHLEEKASEARITLPEDHRAYARMRAARGEAGKYVRADRIPDEGYRLDDDPGEVSSLSSEEDERVAAAERALSRFEDEVGGAWTTPAEASAEDALDEADAETKDRLRELGYLE from the coding sequence ATGGGCCGCCAGCAGCCCCGGAACGTCCTGATGGTCGTTCTGGATACGGTTCGGAAAGACCACCTCACGCCCTACGGCTACGACCGGCCGACGACGCCGGAACTGGAGACGCTCGCCGAGGAGGCGGCCGTCTTCGAGTCGGCCGTCGCGCCCGCGCCGTGGACGCTTCCAGTTCATGCCTCGATGTTCACCGGGCTCTATCCGAGCCAGCACGGCGCCGACCAGGAGAGCCCGTATCTGGAGGACGTCCCGACGCTGGCCTCGGCGCTCTCGGCGGCGGGCTACGACACGGCCTGTTACTCCTCGAACGCCTGGATTACCCCCTACACCGAGCTGACCCGCGGGTTCGACGCCCAGGACTCGTTTTTCGAGGTGTTGCCCCAGGACCTATTCTCGGGGCCACTGGCGCGCGCCTGGCGGCTGGTTAACGACAACGACCGGCTCAACGAGGTCGCGACCCGGCTCGTCAGGCTGGGTGCCCAAGCCCACGAGAAACTCGCAAGCGGCGAGGGCGCGGACTCGAAAACACCGGCAGTAATCGACCGCACGAGATCGTTCATCGAGGAAAGCGAGAGCGAAGCGGGGTGGTTCGCGTTCGTCAACCTGATGGACGCCCACCTGCCGTACTACCCCCCCGAGGACCAGCGCGAGCAGTTCGCTCCCGGCGTCGATCCCGCCGACGTGTGCCAGAACTCGAAGGAGTACAACTCCGGGGCACGCGACATCGACGACGAGGAGTGGGAGGCGATCCGGGGGCTGTACGACGCCGAGATCGCTCATATGGACGCCCAGCTCGGTCGGCTGTTCGCGTGGCTGCGCGAGACCGACCAGTGGGACGACACCACCGTCATCGTCTGTGCCGATCACGGCGAACTCCACGGCGAACACGACCTCTATGGCCACGAGTTCGCCCTCTACGAGGAACTGATCAACGTCCCGCTCCTCGTCAAACACCCCGAGATCGACGCGGGGCGAAACGAGGAGCTGGTCGAACTGCTCGACCTCTATCACACGACACTCGATTCGCTTTCAGTCGACGCCGGGGGCGTTCCGGGCGCGACCGCGTTCGATCCCACCCGCTCGCTGCTGTCGAACGAGTACCGGGCGTTCGACGGTGTCGACTCCCCCGATATCGGCCAGCGCGCCGTACTGGATGGCGACGGCGAGGAGGGAGAACGCGGGGACTACGCCTTCGTCGAGTACGCCCAGCCGGTGATCGAACTCCACCATCTCGAAGAAAAGGCCAGCGAGGCCCGCATCACCCTGCCCGAGGACCATCGGGCCTACGCCCGGATGCGTGCCGCCCGCGGCGAGGCGGGTAAGTACGTCCGGGCCGACCGGATCCCCGATGAAGGCTACCGACTCGACGACGATCCAGGGGAGGTCTCGTCGCTCTCGTCCGAGGAGGACGAGCGGGTCGCAGCCGCCGAGCGGGCACTCTCCCGATTCGAGGACGAGGTCGGAGGCGCGTGGACCACGCCCGCGGAGGCGAGCGCCGAGGACGCGCTCGACGAGGCCGACGCGGAGACGAAAGACCGCCTGCGGGAACTGGGATATCTGGAGTGA
- a CDS encoding lysylphosphatidylglycerol synthase transmembrane domain-containing protein yields MNGRNWRALVLGFGAALVLFVGLFFLVGAGDVLDSLATADPTLVAATVVGALCWLAAWALMLRSILRTLDVTIPVVRVFFVYASAVFANNVTPFGQAGGEPVAALLISKVSKARYETGFVGIATVDVLNVVSSLSLVFVGVGYYATTTIIGERLQTAVLSAIAVVAAVAVLLVLGWRYRERIVESVSEGAADTVARLPVGHSDPEAVAEDLSGRLERFFDHIARLATRRRALAVAFGLSTLGWLFQAVALLTAFWAIGHSVPIYVALFVIPLGNLAGAAPLPGGLGGIEAAFVALLVPTTGLAAATVTAAVLIYRGTIYWLPVLIGGGSMAAFGARTVA; encoded by the coding sequence ATGAACGGTCGAAACTGGCGGGCGCTGGTCCTCGGCTTTGGGGCGGCGCTCGTGCTGTTCGTCGGGCTCTTCTTCCTCGTCGGTGCGGGCGACGTCCTCGATTCGCTCGCGACGGCCGACCCGACGCTCGTGGCCGCGACCGTCGTCGGGGCGCTGTGCTGGCTCGCCGCGTGGGCGCTCATGCTCCGGTCGATCCTCCGGACCCTCGACGTCACCATCCCGGTCGTCCGGGTGTTTTTCGTCTACGCCAGCGCCGTCTTCGCGAACAACGTCACCCCCTTCGGGCAGGCCGGGGGCGAGCCGGTCGCGGCGCTGCTCATCTCGAAGGTCTCGAAGGCGCGCTACGAGACCGGCTTCGTGGGCATCGCCACCGTCGACGTGCTCAACGTCGTCTCGTCGCTCTCGCTGGTGTTCGTCGGCGTCGGCTACTACGCGACGACGACCATCATCGGCGAGCGCCTCCAAACGGCCGTCCTCTCGGCGATCGCGGTCGTCGCAGCCGTCGCCGTCCTCCTGGTACTCGGCTGGCGCTACCGCGAGCGGATCGTCGAGTCCGTCTCCGAGGGCGCCGCCGACACGGTCGCACGCCTCCCGGTCGGCCACTCGGACCCCGAGGCCGTCGCCGAGGACCTCTCGGGGCGTCTGGAACGATTTTTCGATCACATCGCCCGGCTCGCGACCCGCCGGCGGGCGCTCGCGGTCGCGTTCGGGCTCTCGACGCTGGGATGGCTCTTTCAGGCCGTCGCGTTGCTGACCGCCTTTTGGGCCATCGGCCACAGCGTCCCGATCTACGTCGCGCTGTTCGTGATCCCGCTCGGTAACCTCGCCGGGGCGGCCCCGCTGCCGGGCGGACTGGGTGGGATCGAGGCGGCCTTCGTCGCGCTGTTGGTCCCGACGACGGGGCTGGCGGCCGCGACCGTCACCGCCGCGGTCCTGATCTACCGGGGGACGATCTATTGGCTGCCGGTACTGATCGGCGGGGGGTCGATGGCGGCCTTCGGCGCCCGCACGGTGGCGTGA
- a CDS encoding DedA family protein produces MYLLQLDRIPTEVETLLTSEFALAVLLLIAVLEGAMMLRFMPSELVVPTAILLIGSSIPEVITIVAVTVVGTTIGQFVLFSLVRRGGRNYILQKRWFPISESRLDRIDGWFERWGPVAVPVSNTMLFIRGLLTVPAGLSDMDSRVFVVLSALGSLSFQSILAALYLLVDYQFVLDNYLLV; encoded by the coding sequence ATGTACCTGCTGCAACTCGATCGGATTCCGACGGAGGTCGAGACTCTGCTCACCTCGGAGTTCGCCCTCGCCGTGTTGTTGCTCATCGCCGTCCTCGAGGGGGCGATGATGCTCCGATTCATGCCGAGCGAACTCGTCGTTCCCACCGCCATCCTGTTGATCGGCTCGTCGATCCCCGAGGTGATCACTATCGTCGCCGTCACCGTCGTCGGGACCACGATCGGCCAGTTCGTCCTCTTCTCGCTGGTTCGGCGCGGCGGGCGGAACTACATCCTGCAAAAGCGCTGGTTCCCCATCAGCGAGTCCCGCCTCGACCGGATCGACGGCTGGTTCGAGCGCTGGGGCCCGGTCGCCGTGCCGGTGAGCAACACGATGCTGTTCATCCGCGGCCTGCTCACCGTTCCCGCCGGCCTCTCGGACATGGATAGCCGAGTGTTCGTCGTCCTCTCGGCACTCGGATCGCTCTCCTTTCAGTCGATCCTCGCGGCGCTGTACCTGCTGGTCGATTACCAGTTCGTGCTGGATAACTACCTGCTCGTCTGA
- a CDS encoding helix-turn-helix transcriptional regulator encodes MKNDLKVRRARHELTQSDLAEAVDVSRQTISAIEAGRYNPSLELAFHLAEYFDCSIEDIFEPPLTKEESQS; translated from the coding sequence ATGAAAAATGACCTCAAAGTACGACGAGCGAGACACGAGTTGACACAGAGTGACCTTGCGGAGGCCGTTGATGTATCTCGGCAGACGATTAGTGCGATTGAAGCAGGTCGCTATAATCCAAGTCTCGAACTTGCCTTCCACCTTGCAGAATACTTCGACTGCTCTATTGAGGATATCTTTGAACCGCCTTTGACCAAAGAAGAGTCCCAATCATAA
- a CDS encoding aryl-sulfate sulfotransferase, translated as MSERSSTGAERVRSAVSRNKVRIAFAVLIVLSIAVLVSGATAGGLSTATEEDVPTAPESDGHTVITESGRAGTITAYNPDGSVLYYENERTKYFDVDPVEGEPLTVEYATTDTIHSEGPTCGSPPCAVNAIERTNLETGETEVLYERYDATETGAEWHDVDRLDENRFVVADMIDDQVFIVNTETELIEWMWDAQADYPVEEGGPFPGDWAHINDVEYVDDPGSEVNGTIMVSMRNQDQVVFVDPEEGLQEEWTLGAQNDHSVLYQQHNPDYIPTDQGGPAVVVADSENGNVEEYQREGDEWTQTWEWSDQQMQWPRDADRLPNGNTLVTDSHGNRVMELTPDGEVVWEVGSTMPYEAERLESGDESEGGQSAQQLGYESRTPEEGGGESTESAESGFDPLGAIVGFFHEIGLIIESFIPFRIHNAILFISPVWMGTAHFAAAGIGILTALVWIGAELVWQLRDIGIRAQLPVYRDR; from the coding sequence GTGAGCGAGCGATCCTCAACGGGGGCCGAGCGCGTTCGGTCGGCCGTCTCGCGCAACAAGGTGCGGATCGCCTTCGCGGTGCTGATCGTCCTCTCGATCGCCGTTCTCGTCAGCGGTGCGACCGCAGGGGGGCTCTCGACGGCGACCGAGGAGGACGTACCGACCGCGCCCGAGAGCGACGGTCACACCGTCATCACCGAGTCGGGACGCGCCGGTACGATCACCGCCTACAACCCCGACGGGAGCGTCCTCTATTACGAGAACGAGCGGACCAAGTACTTCGACGTCGACCCCGTCGAGGGCGAGCCCCTGACCGTCGAGTACGCGACGACCGACACGATCCACAGCGAGGGCCCGACCTGTGGCTCGCCGCCGTGTGCCGTCAACGCCATCGAGCGCACGAACCTCGAAACCGGCGAGACGGAGGTGCTCTACGAGCGCTACGACGCCACCGAGACCGGCGCCGAGTGGCACGACGTCGATCGGCTCGACGAGAACCGGTTCGTCGTCGCCGACATGATCGACGACCAGGTCTTCATCGTCAACACCGAAACCGAACTCATCGAGTGGATGTGGGACGCCCAGGCGGACTACCCGGTCGAGGAGGGCGGCCCCTTCCCGGGTGACTGGGCACACATCAACGACGTCGAATACGTCGATGATCCGGGTAGCGAGGTCAACGGCACCATCATGGTCAGCATGCGCAATCAGGACCAGGTCGTCTTCGTCGACCCCGAGGAGGGCCTCCAGGAGGAGTGGACCCTCGGTGCCCAGAACGACCACAGCGTCCTCTACCAGCAGCACAACCCCGACTACATCCCCACCGATCAGGGCGGGCCCGCGGTCGTCGTCGCCGACTCGGAGAACGGCAACGTCGAGGAGTACCAGCGCGAGGGCGACGAGTGGACCCAGACGTGGGAGTGGTCCGACCAGCAGATGCAGTGGCCACGGGACGCCGACCGGCTGCCCAACGGCAACACGCTCGTGACCGACAGCCACGGCAACCGCGTCATGGAGCTGACCCCCGACGGCGAGGTCGTCTGGGAGGTCGGCTCGACGATGCCCTACGAGGCCGAGCGACTCGAAAGCGGCGACGAGAGCGAGGGCGGCCAGAGCGCCCAGCAACTGGGCTACGAGTCCCGAACCCCCGAGGAAGGCGGCGGGGAGAGCACCGAGAGCGCCGAGAGCGGATTCGACCCGCTGGGCGCGATCGTCGGCTTCTTCCACGAGATCGGTCTGATCATCGAGTCGTTCATCCCCTTCCGGATCCACAACGCCATCCTCTTCATCAGCCCGGTGTGGATGGGTACGGCCCACTTCGCGGCGGCCGGGATCGGGATCCTGACGGCGCTGGTCTGGATCGGGGCCGAACTCGTCTGGCAGCTCCGGGATATAGGGATCAGGGCCCAGCTGCCGGTCTATCGGGACCGGTAG
- a CDS encoding CNNM domain-containing protein: protein MVTLEVVARLVAGVGLILANAFFVAIEFALTRARQFSEGEFVGDNQSLERAWEMTQNLELYLTTCQVGITASSIAVGIVAEPALAALFEPLFEGTLLASVGSAAILSFLIINLVHLTHGEQTPTYLGVERSRWVCRYGATPLYWFHWLISPLITLGDWVAKATLSLFGIEMTGAWLETEQDVIESRADLRNRMRSLLAEGDLDEERYEEVLSALAAGRMTVGDVMVDREEIVFLSTELPLAENLERLSGSLHNRYPLIGEEPEDFRGIVYVSAALDRIDALQAGETTLEDIAAPPLTVSEDMTVSDVIDRFQDESQELALVRTENGDLIGLVTATDAMEAVVGELEDPLDEVAA from the coding sequence ATGGTAACTCTAGAGGTCGTCGCTCGGCTCGTCGCCGGTGTGGGGCTCATCCTCGCGAACGCGTTTTTCGTCGCCATCGAGTTCGCGCTGACCCGCGCCCGGCAGTTCAGCGAAGGGGAGTTCGTCGGGGACAACCAGTCCTTGGAGCGGGCTTGGGAGATGACTCAGAACCTCGAACTGTACTTGACGACCTGTCAGGTCGGGATCACGGCCTCGAGCATTGCGGTCGGAATCGTCGCCGAACCCGCGCTGGCCGCGCTCTTCGAGCCGCTGTTCGAGGGGACCCTGCTGGCGTCGGTCGGGTCGGCGGCGATCCTCTCGTTTCTGATCATCAACCTCGTCCACCTGACCCACGGCGAACAGACCCCGACGTATCTGGGCGTCGAGCGCTCGCGGTGGGTCTGTCGGTACGGGGCGACGCCGCTGTACTGGTTTCACTGGCTGATCTCCCCGCTGATCACGCTCGGCGACTGGGTCGCGAAGGCGACGCTTTCGCTGTTCGGCATCGAGATGACCGGCGCGTGGCTCGAAACCGAACAGGACGTCATCGAGAGCCGGGCGGACCTCAGGAACCGAATGCGTTCGCTGCTCGCGGAAGGCGACCTCGACGAGGAGCGATACGAGGAGGTACTGAGCGCGCTTGCGGCCGGCAGGATGACCGTCGGAGACGTCATGGTCGACCGCGAGGAGATCGTCTTCCTCTCGACGGAACTGCCCCTCGCGGAGAACCTCGAACGGCTCTCGGGATCGCTGCACAACCGCTATCCGCTGATCGGTGAGGAGCCCGAGGACTTCCGCGGGATCGTCTACGTCTCAGCGGCCCTCGATCGGATCGACGCCCTCCAAGCGGGGGAGACGACCCTCGAGGACATCGCCGCGCCGCCGCTGACCGTCTCCGAAGACATGACCGTCAGCGACGTCATCGATCGGTTTCAGGACGAAAGCCAGGAGCTCGCGCTCGTTCGCACCGAGAACGGCGATCTCATCGGACTCGTGACCGCCACGGACGCGATGGAGGCGGTCGTCGGGGAACTCGAAGACCCCCTCGACGAGGTGGCGGCCTAA
- a CDS encoding universal stress protein, whose product MYERLLLPVGEKASPDDRYEPVFDLAREHGATIVVLSVADTNRDSVTNLGGEVIDTLETEATDAAERFADRAREHSVRVETEVVQGTPHEEVVAYADAREIDLIVMRKRERGRLQEALLGSVTDRVIRLTDTPVLVL is encoded by the coding sequence ATGTACGAGCGCCTCTTGCTCCCGGTCGGCGAAAAGGCGTCGCCGGACGATCGATACGAGCCCGTCTTCGATCTCGCACGCGAGCACGGAGCGACGATAGTGGTCCTCTCGGTCGCGGACACCAACCGCGACAGCGTGACGAACCTCGGCGGCGAGGTGATCGATACCCTGGAGACCGAGGCGACCGACGCCGCCGAGCGGTTCGCAGACCGGGCGCGCGAGCACTCGGTTCGGGTCGAGACGGAGGTCGTTCAGGGGACGCCCCACGAAGAGGTCGTGGCGTACGCCGACGCCCGCGAGATCGACCTGATCGTCATGCGAAAACGAGAGCGCGGACGGCTTCAGGAGGCACTGTTGGGAAGCGTCACCGACCGCGTGATCCGGCTGACGGACACGCCGGTGCTCGTCCTCTGA
- a CDS encoding glutaredoxin family protein translates to MSETSSPDDPPITLYRLQACPFCERVVRALDEHGLAYRSRFVEPMHSERDVVKRISGKRSVPALVDATTGVTMSESANIVAYIENTYGEAA, encoded by the coding sequence ATGAGCGAGACGAGTTCTCCCGACGACCCACCGATCACGCTGTACCGGCTGCAGGCCTGTCCTTTCTGTGAGCGCGTCGTCCGCGCGCTCGACGAGCACGGACTGGCGTATCGTTCGCGGTTCGTCGAACCCATGCACTCGGAGCGCGACGTGGTAAAGCGAATCAGCGGCAAGCGGTCGGTCCCGGCGCTCGTCGACGCCACCACCGGCGTGACGATGTCCGAGAGCGCGAACATCGTCGCGTACATCGAGAACACCTACGGGGAGGCGGCCTGA
- a CDS encoding redoxin domain-containing protein: MELEFDVVDLGEADHPIEGEEAPDFVRPLVNDEYWEDVALSELTAEGPVLLVFYPMDGDFPATYIWNELRDRGLEETADVTVVGLSISSPYEHTTFIDERGMDYRLFSDPQNGVAEAYGIVNDLDGMAGISEPRPAVFLLDSDRTIRYAWVARQWPDFPDYDELEARLADR, encoded by the coding sequence ATGGAGCTGGAGTTCGACGTCGTCGACCTCGGCGAGGCAGACCACCCCATCGAGGGCGAGGAGGCCCCCGATTTCGTGCGCCCACTCGTGAACGACGAGTACTGGGAGGACGTCGCCCTCTCGGAGCTGACCGCCGAGGGTCCCGTTCTGCTGGTGTTCTACCCGATGGATGGGGACTTCCCCGCGACGTACATCTGGAACGAACTCCGGGATCGCGGGCTCGAAGAGACCGCCGACGTGACGGTCGTCGGCCTCTCGATCTCCTCGCCCTACGAGCACACGACGTTCATCGACGAACGCGGGATGGACTACCGCCTGTTCAGCGACCCGCAAAACGGCGTCGCCGAGGCCTACGGGATCGTCAACGACCTCGACGGGATGGCCGGCATCAGCGAACCCCGGCCCGCCGTCTTCCTGCTTGATTCCGACCGGACGATCCGGTATGCGTGGGTCGCACGCCAGTGGCCCGATTTCCCCGACTACGACGAACTCGAAGCCCGACTCGCGGACCGATAG
- a CDS encoding haloacid dehalogenase type II, whose product MTFDASAVETVTFDSYSTLVDVDAAEAALAERVAEPEPVSKLWRARSLEYTFVANHVDAYQPFYEMNRDALQYALDVHGADVSETERDEILAVYHELDVFEDVREGIERLREGGYDCYVVSNGNPEMLESMVEHADIGDLLEDTISADEVETFKPDAELYRHAAARTGTPIRAIAHVTAGWFDVLGARHAGMQGVWVDRKATPWEPFGGDPDCTIETFYDLAEELGV is encoded by the coding sequence ATGACGTTCGACGCAAGCGCGGTCGAGACGGTCACGTTCGACTCGTATAGCACCCTCGTCGACGTGGACGCCGCGGAGGCGGCACTCGCCGAGCGGGTCGCGGAACCCGAACCGGTCTCGAAGCTCTGGCGGGCCCGCTCGCTCGAATACACCTTCGTCGCGAACCACGTCGACGCCTACCAACCCTTCTACGAGATGAACCGCGACGCGCTTCAGTACGCGCTCGACGTCCACGGGGCCGACGTCTCCGAGACCGAACGCGACGAGATCCTCGCCGTGTATCACGAACTCGACGTCTTCGAGGACGTTCGCGAGGGCATCGAGCGCCTGCGCGAGGGCGGATACGACTGTTATGTCGTCTCGAACGGCAACCCCGAGATGCTCGAATCGATGGTCGAACACGCCGACATCGGGGACTTACTTGAAGACACCATCAGCGCCGACGAGGTGGAGACGTTCAAACCCGACGCGGAGCTGTATCGCCACGCCGCCGCCCGGACGGGGACCCCCATCAGGGCCATCGCACACGTCACCGCGGGCTGGTTCGACGTGCTCGGCGCACGCCACGCCGGGATGCAGGGCGTGTGGGTCGACCGGAAGGCGACCCCGTGGGAGCCCTTCGGCGGCGATCCGGACTGCACGATCGAGACGTTCTACGACCTCGCCGAGGAGTTGGGCGTCTAA
- a CDS encoding SDR family oxidoreductase gives MSTDEFDPTVPELTADDLLVLDDPRFGPGTVAVVTGAASGIGRATAVALAANGLTVVGADIDEDGLEETVGIAADVGAAGEVRPVRTDLTADDEVESMVEAAAEAGDLRYVANIAGMQHIASIPAFPMDRYDLLSDLMVRAPFLVSKLAMPHIRDTDDGVGAIGNMSSVHGHYATKDKPAYITAKHALNGLTRSIAAEGEGTLRGFSVSVGYVLTPLMADQIADTATERGISEREVVEDVMLGQARTTEMMAPAEVANLFVFGFSSHATHLNGGDLLFDGGFTTTYE, from the coding sequence ATGTCGACCGACGAGTTCGACCCGACCGTCCCCGAGTTGACAGCCGACGACCTGCTGGTTCTCGACGATCCCCGCTTCGGCCCCGGGACCGTCGCCGTCGTGACCGGGGCGGCCTCGGGGATCGGCCGGGCCACCGCCGTCGCGCTCGCCGCCAACGGCCTTACGGTCGTGGGTGCCGACATCGACGAAGACGGACTCGAGGAGACGGTCGGGATCGCCGCGGACGTTGGGGCCGCCGGCGAGGTCCGTCCCGTTCGGACCGACCTCACCGCCGACGACGAGGTCGAGTCGATGGTCGAGGCCGCCGCCGAGGCGGGCGATCTGCGCTACGTCGCGAACATCGCGGGGATGCAACACATCGCCTCGATCCCCGCGTTCCCGATGGATCGCTACGACCTGCTTTCGGATCTCATGGTGCGTGCGCCGTTTCTCGTCTCGAAACTCGCGATGCCCCACATCCGCGACACCGACGACGGCGTCGGCGCGATCGGGAACATGTCCTCGGTCCACGGTCATTACGCTACCAAGGACAAGCCCGCCTACATCACCGCGAAACACGCTCTCAATGGCTTGACACGGTCGATTGCCGCCGAGGGCGAGGGCACTCTCAGGGGGTTTTCGGTCAGCGTCGGCTACGTGCTGACGCCGCTGATGGCCGACCAGATAGCGGATACTGCCACAGAGCGCGGCATCAGCGAGCGCGAAGTCGTCGAGGACGTGATGCTCGGACAGGCCCGCACGACGGAGATGATGGCCCCGGCGGAGGTGGCGAACCTGTTCGTCTTCGGCTTTTCCTCGCACGCGACCCACCTCAACGGTGGGGATCTGCTGTTCGACGGCGGTTTCACCACGACCTACGAGTGA
- a CDS encoding HTH domain-containing protein, whose amino-acid sequence MKRHSSAETYRAEIVLRSLAPHGVSERQGAIIERVENVLETGLLEAVDVEVWGREMQADPAVRTAAHERYEVIESWAAGRNRTLTPGFDRQRRESIVDDRSEEVISFPLICLVVYAVEEDDEDPVRAVFPCSDGEQTYTVMDGIATLERWATDSTDGAFSEDERDESEPRPVVVGSR is encoded by the coding sequence ATGAAACGCCACTCCAGCGCGGAGACGTATCGGGCCGAGATCGTCCTGCGTTCGCTCGCACCCCACGGCGTCAGCGAACGCCAGGGAGCGATCATCGAGCGGGTCGAGAACGTCCTCGAAACCGGGCTACTGGAGGCCGTCGACGTCGAAGTGTGGGGCCGGGAGATGCAGGCGGACCCCGCCGTGCGAACCGCGGCCCACGAGCGCTACGAGGTCATCGAGTCGTGGGCTGCCGGACGAAACCGGACGCTCACGCCGGGGTTCGACCGCCAGCGACGCGAGTCGATCGTCGACGACCGCAGCGAGGAGGTCATCAGTTTTCCGCTGATCTGTCTCGTGGTCTACGCCGTCGAGGAGGACGACGAGGACCCCGTTCGGGCGGTCTTCCCGTGTTCGGACGGCGAGCAGACCTACACCGTCATGGACGGGATCGCGACCCTCGAACGCTGGGCGACGGATTCCACCGACGGGGCCTTCTCCGAGGACGAACGCGACGAGAGCGAACCGCGCCCGGTCGTTGTCGGGAGCCGGTGA